From a region of the Solanum stenotomum isolate F172 chromosome 2, ASM1918654v1, whole genome shotgun sequence genome:
- the LOC125854360 gene encoding TGACG-sequence-specific DNA-binding protein TGA-1A-like isoform X1: MNSSTYTQFVASKRMGICDPIHQIGMWGDFKGSSFPDTLILEVENCLENEMPIMEKRLENEIEEPSQVTVGTSNRYEPETTKRIDKVRRRLAQNREAARKSRLRKKAYVQQLENSKLKLLQLEQELERNRQQGLYVGDGLDASQIGCSGTANSGIASFEMEYGHWVEEQDRQTDDLRNALNSQMGEIELRILVEGCLNHYFDLFRLKATAANADVLYLMSGTWKTSAERFFLWIGGFRPSELLKVLTPHVEPLSDQQIQEVSNLTQSCQQAEDALSQGMVKLHQILAEAVAAGTLGEGIILPQMTATIEKLEALVRFVNQADHLRQETLLQMSCILAPHQSAQGLLALGEYFKRLRALSSLWAGRLSEPA; the protein is encoded by the exons ATGAATTCTTCAACATATACTCAATTTGTTGCCTCTAAAAGGATGGGTATATGTGACCCAATCCATCAGATTGGCATGTGGGGAGATTTCAAAGGTAGCAGTTTCCCAGATACCTTGATTCTTGAAGTCGAGAATTGCCTAGAGAACGAGATGCCTATTATGGAGAAAAGACTAGAGAATGAG ATAGAGGAACCATCACAAGTGACTGTTGGAACGTCTAACAGATATGAACCTGAAACAACTAAACGTATTGATAag GTGCGTAGACGCCTTGCACAAAACCGCGAGGCTGCTCGTAAAAGTCGTTTACGGAAGAAG GCCTATGTCCAGCAGTTGGAAAATAGTAAACTGAAGCTGCTTCAGTTGGAACAAGAACTAGAACGTAATAGACAACAG GGTCTGTATGTAGGTGATGGTTTAGATGCTAGTCAGATAGGTTGCTCTGGAACCGCAAATTCAG GAATAGCTTCTTTTGAAATGGAGTACGGCCATTGGGTGGAAGAGCAAGATAGACAAACAGATGATTTAAGGAATGCTCTGAACTCCCAAATGGGTGAAATAGAATTGCGCATTCTTGTCGAGGGTTGCTTGAATCACTATTTTGATCTCTTTCGCTTGAAAGCTACAGCCGCAAATGCTGATGTTCTCTACCTTATGTCTGGCACATGGAAGACATCAGCTGAGCGTTTCTTCTTGTGGATTGGGGGGTTTCGCCCCTCCGAACTTCTAAAG GTTCTCACGCCACATGTGGAACCATTGTCAGATCAACAAATCCAGGAGGTTAGCAACCTCACCCAGTCTTGTCAGCAGGCAGAAGATGCGTTGTCCCAAGGAATGGTAAAACTCCATCAGATTCTTGCTGAGGCTGTTGCAGCTGGTACACTAGGCGAAGGAATTATCCTTCCACAGATGACCGCTACCATTGAGAAGTTGGAAGCTCTAGTTAGATTTGTAAATCAG GCAGATCATCTTCGCCAAGAAACCCTTCTACAGATGTCCTGCATACTGGCTCCGCACCAATCAGCTCAGGGTCTCCTTGCCTTAGGAGAGTACTTTAAACGTCTTCGTGCTCTTAGCTCACTTTGGGCTGGTCGT
- the LOC125854360 gene encoding TGACG-sequence-specific DNA-binding protein TGA-1A-like isoform X2 — protein MNSSTYTQFVASKRMGICDPIHQIGMWGDFKGSSFPDTLILEVENCLENEMPIMEKRLENEIEEPSQVTVGTSNRYEPETTKRIDKVRRRLAQNREAARKSRLRKKAYVQQLENSKLKLLQLEQELERNRQQGLYVGDGLDASQIGCSGTANSASFEMEYGHWVEEQDRQTDDLRNALNSQMGEIELRILVEGCLNHYFDLFRLKATAANADVLYLMSGTWKTSAERFFLWIGGFRPSELLKVLTPHVEPLSDQQIQEVSNLTQSCQQAEDALSQGMVKLHQILAEAVAAGTLGEGIILPQMTATIEKLEALVRFVNQADHLRQETLLQMSCILAPHQSAQGLLALGEYFKRLRALSSLWAGRLSEPA, from the exons ATGAATTCTTCAACATATACTCAATTTGTTGCCTCTAAAAGGATGGGTATATGTGACCCAATCCATCAGATTGGCATGTGGGGAGATTTCAAAGGTAGCAGTTTCCCAGATACCTTGATTCTTGAAGTCGAGAATTGCCTAGAGAACGAGATGCCTATTATGGAGAAAAGACTAGAGAATGAG ATAGAGGAACCATCACAAGTGACTGTTGGAACGTCTAACAGATATGAACCTGAAACAACTAAACGTATTGATAag GTGCGTAGACGCCTTGCACAAAACCGCGAGGCTGCTCGTAAAAGTCGTTTACGGAAGAAG GCCTATGTCCAGCAGTTGGAAAATAGTAAACTGAAGCTGCTTCAGTTGGAACAAGAACTAGAACGTAATAGACAACAG GGTCTGTATGTAGGTGATGGTTTAGATGCTAGTCAGATAGGTTGCTCTGGAACCGCAAATTCAG CTTCTTTTGAAATGGAGTACGGCCATTGGGTGGAAGAGCAAGATAGACAAACAGATGATTTAAGGAATGCTCTGAACTCCCAAATGGGTGAAATAGAATTGCGCATTCTTGTCGAGGGTTGCTTGAATCACTATTTTGATCTCTTTCGCTTGAAAGCTACAGCCGCAAATGCTGATGTTCTCTACCTTATGTCTGGCACATGGAAGACATCAGCTGAGCGTTTCTTCTTGTGGATTGGGGGGTTTCGCCCCTCCGAACTTCTAAAG GTTCTCACGCCACATGTGGAACCATTGTCAGATCAACAAATCCAGGAGGTTAGCAACCTCACCCAGTCTTGTCAGCAGGCAGAAGATGCGTTGTCCCAAGGAATGGTAAAACTCCATCAGATTCTTGCTGAGGCTGTTGCAGCTGGTACACTAGGCGAAGGAATTATCCTTCCACAGATGACCGCTACCATTGAGAAGTTGGAAGCTCTAGTTAGATTTGTAAATCAG GCAGATCATCTTCGCCAAGAAACCCTTCTACAGATGTCCTGCATACTGGCTCCGCACCAATCAGCTCAGGGTCTCCTTGCCTTAGGAGAGTACTTTAAACGTCTTCGTGCTCTTAGCTCACTTTGGGCTGGTCGT